In one bacterium genomic region, the following are encoded:
- a CDS encoding Fic family protein: MASHLRKHWDAQIQGMSRRDRRGGFYDAYLADPLVGWDLSIPADVAADIADAEAAVRALNAAGTAHVSLEGLARFLLRAESVGSSKIEGLAVASRRLARAEAAIALGGDAKDRVAVEVIGNIAAMEAAIELAARTERFELAELLSVHRTLMDDSPTPELGGVVRQEQNWIGGSSFNPCSAAFVPPPPEHLDKLLSDLLDYVNGDEHSPLVQAAIAHAQFETLHPFADGNGRTGRTLIHVVLRRRGLVPTFVPPISLVLATWSDDYIDGLMTFRHVGEPDGAQRSRAAAEWLRLVAIATSRACRDAERYSTEIDEITAAWRARLGRVRANSSTDLLLRVLPGAPIVTIESARKLISRSKARTTDAVNALAEAGVLRQRNVGRRRYRVFEATEVLDLFTGLERALASPTGDTRSGRPVRPVPDRPRGRD; the protein is encoded by the coding sequence ATGGCATCTCACCTGCGGAAACATTGGGACGCGCAGATCCAGGGGATGAGTCGACGAGATCGACGCGGCGGCTTCTATGACGCCTACCTCGCCGACCCGCTGGTTGGCTGGGATCTGTCGATCCCGGCCGATGTGGCCGCCGATATCGCCGATGCCGAGGCGGCCGTTCGAGCGCTGAATGCGGCTGGTACCGCGCATGTGAGCCTCGAGGGTCTCGCCCGATTCCTGCTCCGCGCCGAATCGGTCGGTTCATCGAAGATCGAGGGCCTCGCAGTAGCATCCCGGCGGCTTGCGCGGGCCGAAGCTGCGATCGCGCTCGGTGGGGATGCGAAGGACAGGGTCGCGGTCGAGGTCATCGGCAACATCGCGGCGATGGAGGCAGCGATCGAGCTGGCCGCCCGCACCGAACGGTTCGAACTCGCCGAGCTGCTCTCGGTTCACCGCACGTTGATGGACGACTCCCCGACCCCCGAGCTCGGTGGCGTCGTTCGCCAGGAACAGAACTGGATCGGCGGAAGCTCATTCAACCCGTGCAGCGCCGCCTTCGTCCCTCCGCCACCCGAGCACCTCGACAAGCTCCTCTCTGACTTGCTCGACTATGTCAACGGCGATGAACACTCCCCACTCGTCCAGGCCGCCATCGCCCATGCCCAGTTCGAGACCCTCCACCCCTTCGCAGACGGCAACGGGCGAACCGGCCGAACGCTCATTCACGTCGTGCTGCGGCGACGCGGCCTCGTACCAACCTTCGTCCCCCCGATCAGCCTCGTGCTCGCAACCTGGTCCGACGACTACATCGACGGGTTGATGACGTTCCGCCACGTCGGCGAACCTGATGGCGCGCAGCGATCCCGAGCCGCAGCCGAATGGCTCCGGTTGGTTGCGATCGCCACGAGCCGAGCCTGCCGAGATGCCGAGCGCTACAGCACCGAAATCGACGAGATCACGGCAGCATGGCGAGCCAGGCTCGGCCGCGTCCGAGCCAACTCCAGCACCGATCTGCTGCTTCGTGTCCTTCCAGGCGCGCCAATCGTCACCATCGAATCGGCCCGCAAGCTGATCAGCCGATCCAAGGCTCGGACCACCGACGCAGTCAATGCTCTGGCGGAGGCAGGGGTTCTGCGTCAACGCAATGTCGGCCGGCGGCGCTACCGGGTCTTCGAGGCAACCGAGGTGCTCGATTTGTTCACCGGACTCGAGCGAGCGCTTGCCAGCCCAACCGGCGACACGAGAAGCGGCCGCCCAGTGCGGCCCGTACCCGATCGACCACGAGGCCGGGACTGA
- a CDS encoding homocysteine S-methyltransferase family protein yields MADEDNRNVSQALAAGRMLVLDGATGTELERRGAPCDLPLWSSGGLLHTPELVGEIHAAYARAGCDLLTAASFRTQRRVLARCGLGQRAEELTRLAVRLARRSHRGAVLGSAPPLEDCYQPDRVPDDGALEQEHREHAEQLARAGADAILAETHNTAREAKAAALAAQAVDLPLLVSFVCDAQGRLLSGEPLEAGIDAVLPARPLAVGVNCLPISALEACIPILQGCGLPFLLSPNLGAPSERVELLEPDRFAGLTRTWREAGAAIVGGCCGTTPEHLAAAVSLLRST; encoded by the coding sequence ATGGCGGACGAAGATAACAGGAACGTTTCCCAGGCCTTGGCGGCCGGGCGGATGCTCGTTCTAGACGGTGCCACGGGCACGGAGCTGGAGCGGAGGGGCGCCCCGTGCGACCTGCCACTGTGGTCGAGCGGTGGCCTGCTCCACACGCCGGAACTCGTGGGGGAAATCCACGCAGCCTATGCGCGTGCCGGCTGCGATCTGTTGACCGCCGCCAGCTTCCGAACCCAGCGCAGGGTCCTGGCCCGTTGCGGCCTGGGCCAGCGTGCGGAGGAGTTGACCCGGCTCGCGGTGCGTCTCGCACGCCGGTCCCATCGCGGCGCGGTGCTCGGCTCCGCACCTCCGCTGGAGGACTGCTACCAGCCGGACCGGGTTCCCGACGACGGCGCGTTGGAGCAGGAGCATCGCGAGCATGCAGAACAGCTCGCCCGGGCTGGAGCGGACGCCATCCTGGCCGAGACCCACAATACGGCCCGCGAAGCGAAGGCCGCCGCCCTGGCGGCCCAGGCCGTGGACCTTCCCCTCCTGGTGAGCTTCGTATGCGACGCGCAAGGCCGGCTTCTTTCCGGCGAACCCCTCGAGGCGGGGATCGACGCCGTGCTTCCTGCCCGCCCTCTCGCCGTGGGCGTGAACTGCCTGCCGATCTCGGCACTGGAAGCGTGCATTCCCATCCTGCAGGGCTGCGGCCTGCCCTTCCTTCTCTCCCCCAACCTGGGCGCACCATCGGAACGCGTCGAACTCCTGGAGCCAGATCGGTTTGCAGGGCTGACACGTACGTGGAGAGAGGCCGGCGCCGCCATCGTCGGCGGATGTTGCGGAACGACCCCCGAGCACCTCGCCGCGGCGGTGAGCCTGCTGCGCAGTACCTAG